The proteins below are encoded in one region of Hordeum vulgare subsp. vulgare chromosome 3H, MorexV3_pseudomolecules_assembly, whole genome shotgun sequence:
- the LOC123440753 gene encoding mini zinc finger protein 1-like, producing MGPRQDRSAVDGGQGNGARPAIVRYRECQRNLLAGNGRHVVDGCQGFMASIGVDEATTFLCAACGCHRSFHRREVVDEFGVDYHAPGTPPANESRR from the coding sequence ATGGGGCCTCGGCAGGACCGGTCCGCCGTCGACGGGGGGCAAGGTAACGGCGCGCGGCCAGCCATCGTCCGGTACAGGGAGTGCCAGCGCAACCTCCTGGCCGGGAACGGCCGGCATGTCGTTGACGGCTGCCAAGGCTTCATGGCGTCAATAGGCGTCGATGAGGCTACCACGTTCCTCTGCGCGGCGTGTGGCTGCCACCGCAGCTTCCACAGGCGCGAGGTCGTCGACGAGTTCGGCGTCGACTACCATGCTCCGGGGACGCCCCCCGCCAACGAAAGCCGCCGTTGA